Proteins encoded by one window of Kribbella italica:
- a CDS encoding GNAT family N-acetyltransferase: MELRGFEVGKAAVVAGWATSAQEVSLLSGRTAFPFPVELAGSWPKVADDVRSYLYYVGGEPVGYGELWLDDDEDEIELARIIVRPGSRGRGIGTAFVKALLGPALEAGYSEVFLRVRPDNDVAIRTYRRVGFEYVAADLADEWNKDQPVAYTWMQYPTS, encoded by the coding sequence GTGGAGCTGCGCGGGTTCGAGGTGGGGAAGGCTGCGGTGGTCGCCGGGTGGGCGACCTCGGCGCAGGAGGTCTCCTTGCTGTCGGGGCGGACCGCGTTCCCGTTTCCGGTCGAGCTCGCGGGGAGCTGGCCGAAGGTTGCCGACGATGTGCGGTCCTACTTGTACTACGTGGGCGGCGAGCCCGTCGGGTACGGCGAGCTGTGGCTGGACGACGACGAGGACGAGATCGAGCTGGCCCGGATCATCGTGCGGCCGGGCTCGCGGGGGCGGGGGATCGGGACGGCGTTCGTGAAGGCGTTGCTGGGGCCGGCCCTGGAGGCCGGGTACTCCGAGGTGTTCCTCCGGGTCCGTCCGGACAACGATGTGGCGATCCGGACCTATCGACGGGTGGGCTTCGAGTACGTGGCGGCTGATCTGGCGGACGAGTGGAACAAGGATCAGCCGGTCGCCTATACGTGGATGCAATACCCGACCAGCTGA
- a CDS encoding alpha/beta hydrolase — protein MILVHGGLWDRTDAAMFWHAPGIVAGLEAVGLDVVAPDRVRRPVDWRQEVGELGRLLTSAAEPVTLVGASNGCTVAVLLAADYPEAVGRLLLAWPATGDDPEVSGRARAGLLERGASGAVADGLLAGETLRGVTDAQLVSLGEYRGPWRPGLPIGVLPSVPENPSHQRKTVDALLRLMPSAVELPGSPEPPRPDFGPHRDRLVAVLGAFAGGGQAGR, from the coding sequence GTGATCCTGGTGCACGGGGGTTTGTGGGACCGGACCGATGCCGCGATGTTCTGGCATGCGCCGGGGATCGTGGCGGGGCTGGAAGCGGTTGGGTTGGACGTTGTGGCGCCGGATCGGGTGCGACGGCCGGTGGACTGGAGGCAGGAAGTCGGCGAGTTGGGTCGGTTGCTGACCAGCGCGGCGGAGCCGGTGACCTTGGTGGGGGCATCGAACGGGTGCACTGTCGCGGTGCTGCTGGCGGCGGATTATCCGGAGGCGGTCGGGCGGTTGTTGCTTGCTTGGCCGGCGACGGGGGATGACCCGGAGGTCAGTGGTCGGGCTCGTGCGGGGCTGCTCGAGCGTGGGGCTTCGGGGGCGGTTGCTGATGGACTGCTGGCTGGGGAGACGTTGCGTGGGGTGACTGACGCGCAGCTGGTGTCCTTGGGTGAGTACCGCGGACCCTGGCGGCCGGGGTTGCCGATCGGGGTGTTGCCTTCGGTGCCGGAAAACCCTTCACACCAAAGGAAAACGGTCGATGCGCTGCTGCGGTTGATGCCGTCGGCGGTCGAGCTGCCGGGGTCTCCCGAGCCGCCGCGGCCGGACTTCGGGCCGCATCGGGATCGGTTGGTGGCGGTGCTCGGTGCGTTTGCCGGAGGCGGACAAGCCGGCCGATAA